Below is a window of Pseudomonadota bacterium DNA.
CGGCGAACCGGCCGGCGCCGCTTATCCTCGTCTCCTCGGCAGGCGCGCCCGTCATTATGGTCTCGAACGCGTCGAGATTCGCGACCTCCGTCTCTATGCGCGCCTTCTCCAGGGACTTCGCGTAGTTCGGATGCTCCTCGGGCATCCTGTATATGCGTATGGAGCCGTCGGGAGCCCTGTCGTACATGAGAAGATAGTGCACGGCCCCGCCGCTGTCGGTCACCCTGTAGAGGTTTTCGATGTGGACCCCGTAACTCTGCAAACCGTCATATCCTGGATCGCCCCTCGACCCTTTGTGCCTGACCTGCTCCGGCGTGAAATCGATGTAATCGGATTCGAATCGGATGTCCTGTCCCCGGCCCCCTTCGTCCCTCGCCGTGTGCGACAGGGCGAGGTTCGAGCCCGTGGTGCCGGAGAGCTTGCCGATTTCCGTGAGATGATCCCAGTTATGTACGATCAGGTTTTTCAACCCCTCCCATTTTTCCTCTTCCATCTTCTTTACGAGCGCCAGATCCTTGGCCCCCTGGACCCTGTCGATCACCATATGACCCTCCTTGCCCTGATAGCAGCGGTGAAACACCACAGACAGAGTGAGCAAGAATCGTGCCCGGAAAAGGGTGTCAGATATTTTATCGAGTTATATTGATATTTTGGGATTTTTTGAGAAGGCGAGGATTCAAAAATGCTTATCCGACATGAAGAACTATCAATATGACCATCCTATGACGTGCGCAGCGTCAAAAATTTGGCGCCACTTCGACAGGCGGCTCATCGCTGCTTTCCGCGGAGGCCCTTTATCGCGGCTGCGTAGTCCTTTGTCCCGAACACCGCCGAGCCGGCGACTATGATCTGGGCGCCGGCATTCAGCGCCTGCCCCACGGTCTCGGCGTTGATCCCGCCGTCGACCTCTATCAGAGTGGGCAATCCCTTCCTGTCGATGTGCCTTCTTATGACCGCGATCTTGTCGATGCACTCGGGGATCATCTTCTGGCCGCCGAATCCGGGGTTGACGGTCATCACCAGCACGAAGTCCGCGAGCTCCACGAATGGCAGGACCCTCTCGACCGGCGTGGGCGGATTTATGACCGCGCCGGCCTTGCAGCCGAGCTTTCGTATCGCCGGCAGGAGTTCGGAGAGGTCGCCCGTCTCCACGTGCACCGATATCCAGTCCGCGCCCGCCTTCGCGAAGTCGGCGACGTATCTCTTTGGGTTCTCGATCATGAGGTGGCAGTCGAGCGGCAGCTTCGTGACCGGCCTGATCTTCCGCACGACCGGCGCGCCGATGGTGATGTTGGGCACGAAGTGGCCGTCCATCACGTCCACGTGAATCACGTCCGCGCCCGCGGCCTCGACCTCGCGTATCTGATCGCCCAGCCTCGAGAAGTCGGCCGAGAGTATTGAAGGAGCGATGAGAGTCCTTGTCATCCCAGTTTCTCCCCTCTTTCTATGGCGTGTCCGCGCATGAACTCCACCGCGGTCATCCTTTTGCCGCCCTCCATCTGTATCTCCACGAGCTTGAGCGCGCCCTCGCCGCACGCCACGCAGAGCCGGTCGCCGGCCTCTATCACCTCGCCGGGCCTGCCGCTCCCCTCGTAGAGCTCGGCGATGTGGATCCTCAATCCCCTGCCGCGCAGCGCGGTGAATGCGCCGGGCCACGGCGCAAATCCCCTGACGCGGTTGCGGATCGCGCGCGCCCCCATCGTCCAGTCTATGCGGCCGTCCTCCTTCTCGATCATCGGCGCGTATGTCGCCTTCGCGTGGTCCTGAGGGATGGGACGGAGCTTGCCGTCAGCCAGCTCCGACAGGGT
It encodes the following:
- a CDS encoding ribulose-phosphate 3-epimerase, giving the protein MTRTLIAPSILSADFSRLGDQIREVEAAGADVIHVDVMDGHFVPNITIGAPVVRKIRPVTKLPLDCHLMIENPKRYVADFAKAGADWISVHVETGDLSELLPAIRKLGCKAGAVINPPTPVERVLPFVELADFVLVMTVNPGFGGQKMIPECIDKIAVIRRHIDRKGLPTLIEVDGGINAETVGQALNAGAQIIVAGSAVFGTKDYAAAIKGLRGKQR